From a single Apium graveolens cultivar Ventura chromosome 2, ASM990537v1, whole genome shotgun sequence genomic region:
- the LOC141708108 gene encoding E3 ubiquitin-protein ligase PUB23-like produces MDELDIPNFFLCPISLEIMKDPVILSTGITYDRMSIEKWIFSGKNDTCPVTKQKLGDAELTPNHTLRRLIQSWCTLNASYGVERIPTPRPPITKSQLMKLLNDSKSPKLQMECLRKLKLIVSENETNKRCMEDAGASEILASIITTCNIASSNANEDEFELSRPDDEALNILCHLQLSEKSLKSLNGEKGEFIESLMRLMQCDNYQSRTYSVILLKSILKVADPLQKTVLKRELFVELVQLLRDQISSKASKAALQLLINICAVGRNRIKAVEAGAVSVMIDFLCDHSSQKRVCEMVLVVLDQLCQCAEGRAELLNHGAGLAVVSKKILRVSQLASEKAVKILLSIAKFSATSPNVLQEMLHLGVVGKLCLVLQMDCGEKIKDRAAEILKLHARAWKNTSCLPTNLRTSYPS; encoded by the coding sequence ATGGACGAGCTTGATATTCCTAACTTCTTTCTGTGTCCGATTTCGCTGGAAATCATGAAAGATCCGGTGATTCTTTCCACGGGGATAACGTATGATCGGATGAGTATCGAAAAATGGATATTTTCGGGGAAAAACGATACATGTCCTGTGACGAAACAAAAGCTTGGAGATGCAGAATTGACGCCGAATCATACACTACGACGACTTATTCAGTCTTGGTGCACCCTGAATGCATCGTATGGGGTTGAAAGGATCCCAACGCCAAGGCCTCCGATCACCAAATCACAACTCATGAAGCTTCTTAATGACTCCAAGTCCCCGAAGCTACAAATGGAGTGTCTTAGAAAGCTTAAATTAATTGTTTCAGAAAATGAAACAAACAAACGTTGCATGGAAGATGCAGGTGCATCCGAGATCTTGGCTTCGATTATCACAACCTGCAATATTGCATCGTCAAATGCAAACGAAGACGAGTTTGAACTCAGCAGACCTGATGATGAAGCACTTAACATTTTGTGTCACCTTCAATTATCAGAAAAAAGCCTCAAGTCTCTTAACGGAGAAAAAGGAGAGTTCATTGAGTCATTGATGCGTCTGATGCAATGTGATAACTACCAATCTCGAACTTACTCAGTAATCTTGTTGAAATCCATTCTCAAAGTCGCTGATCCACTACAAAAGACGGTCTTGAAACGTGAATTATTTGTTGAACTAGTGCAACTTTTGCGTGATCAGATATCATCCAAGGCCTCAAAAGCTGCATTGCAACTATTAATCAATATATGCGCTGTAGGTAGAAACCGGATCAAAGCTGTAGAAGCCGGGGCAGTTAGCGTAATGATTGATTTTCTCTGCGACCATTCATCGCAGAAAAGAGTGTGCGAGATGGTTCTTGTAGTGCTGGATCAGCTTTGCCAATGCGCGGAAGGACGAGCAGAGCTATTGAATCATGGAGCTGGATTAGCAGTTGTGTCGAAAAAGATACTTAGGGTTTCGCAATTGGCTAGCGAGAAGGCTGTAAAGATTTTACTATCTATTGCAAAGTTTTCAGCAACTAGTCCAAATGTTCTTCAGGAGATGTTGCATCTTGGAGTTGTCGGAAAGTTGTGCTTGGTGCTTCAAATGGATTGCGGAGAAAAGATTAAAGATAGAGCTGCTGAAATACTCAAATTGCACGCTCGGGCATGGAAGAACACTTCATGTTTGCCAACGAACTTGCGTACTTCATATCCTTCTTGA